One Pseudomonas rhizophila DNA window includes the following coding sequences:
- a CDS encoding TetR/AcrR family transcriptional regulator — protein MAQSETVERILDAAEQLFAEKGFAETSLRLITSKAGVNLAAVNYHFGSKKALIQAVFSRFLGPFCVSLDRELERRQAKPDVKPTLEELLEILVEQALVVQPRSGNDLSIFMRLLGLAFSQSQGHLRRYLEDMYGKVFRRYMLLVNEAAPRIPPIELFWRVHFMLGAAAFSMSGIKALRAIAETDFGVNTSIEQVMRLMVPFLAAGMRAESGVTDEAMAAAQLRPRSKSAPALAKA, from the coding sequence ATGGCCCAGTCGGAAACCGTAGAACGCATTCTCGATGCTGCCGAGCAATTGTTCGCGGAAAAAGGTTTCGCTGAAACCTCATTGCGTCTGATCACCAGCAAGGCCGGGGTGAACCTGGCGGCGGTGAATTATCACTTCGGTTCGAAGAAAGCGCTGATCCAGGCCGTGTTCTCGCGTTTCCTCGGGCCTTTCTGTGTCAGCCTGGATCGTGAGTTGGAGCGGCGTCAGGCCAAGCCTGACGTCAAGCCAACCCTGGAAGAGCTGCTGGAGATCCTGGTTGAGCAAGCCCTTGTCGTGCAGCCACGCAGCGGTAACGACCTTTCCATTTTCATGCGCTTGCTGGGCTTGGCATTCAGCCAGAGCCAAGGCCACCTGCGGCGGTATCTGGAAGACATGTACGGCAAGGTTTTCCGCCGCTATATGCTTCTGGTCAATGAGGCCGCGCCGCGCATTCCGCCGATCGAGTTGTTCTGGCGCGTGCATTTCATGCTCGGCGCCGCTGCCTTCAGCATGTCCGGCATCAAGGCGCTGCGGGCCATCGCTGAAACCGATTTCGGTGTGAATACCTCGATTGAGCAAGTGATGCGTCTGATGGTGCCATTCCTGGCCGCAGGCATGCGCGCCGAAAGTGGCGTCACCGATGAGGCCATGGCTGCCGCGCAGTTGCGCCCACGCAGCAAATCAGCCCCGGCGCTCGCCAAGGCCTGA
- the lexA gene encoding transcriptional repressor LexA: MLKLTPRQAEILAFIKRCLEDNGYPPTRAEIAQELGFKSPNAAEEHLKALARKGAIEMTPGASRGIRIPGFEAKADETTLPIIGRVAAGAPILAEQHVEESCNINPSFFHPRADYLLRVHGMSMKDIGIFDGDLLAVHTTREARNGQIVVARIGDEVTVKRFKRDGSKVWLIAENPEFAPIEVNLKDQDLVIEGLSVGVIRR; encoded by the coding sequence ATGCTAAAGCTGACGCCACGCCAAGCAGAGATTCTAGCCTTCATCAAACGCTGCCTCGAAGACAACGGCTACCCGCCGACCCGCGCGGAAATCGCCCAGGAACTGGGCTTCAAGTCGCCCAACGCGGCTGAAGAGCACCTCAAGGCGCTGGCTCGCAAGGGCGCTATCGAAATGACCCCGGGCGCGTCCCGTGGCATTCGCATCCCCGGCTTCGAGGCCAAGGCCGACGAAACCACCCTGCCGATCATCGGCCGGGTAGCAGCAGGTGCTCCGATCCTCGCCGAGCAGCATGTCGAGGAGTCCTGCAACATCAACCCATCGTTCTTCCATCCACGAGCTGACTACCTTCTTCGCGTGCACGGCATGAGCATGAAGGACATCGGCATCTTCGACGGCGACCTTCTTGCGGTCCACACCACTCGCGAAGCCCGCAACGGCCAGATCGTGGTGGCGCGAATCGGTGATGAAGTGACCGTCAAGCGTTTCAAGCGCGACGGCAGCAAGGTCTGGCTGATTGCCGAGAACCCCGAGTTCGCCCCCATCGAAGTCAATCTTAAAGATCAGGATCTGGTCATCGAAGGCTTGAGTGTCGGCGTTATTCGCCGCTAA
- the sulA gene encoding SOS-induced cell division inhibitor SulA, whose protein sequence is MQFPHTPQHTQLPLFEAFMAQPLVPALKEVIESPWGAEPEAFSELSLRGAAGNCLNLLAPILRELSQDQDARWLTLIAPPASVTQAWLRDAGLNRERILLLQPRGTQSAQQLTCEALRLGRSHTVVSWLNPLTTTARQQLISAARTGDAQSLNIRLG, encoded by the coding sequence ATGCAGTTCCCACACACACCACAACACACTCAACTTCCGCTGTTCGAGGCGTTCATGGCCCAACCGCTGGTTCCCGCCCTCAAAGAGGTGATCGAGTCACCTTGGGGCGCCGAGCCCGAAGCCTTCAGCGAACTGTCGTTACGTGGTGCCGCCGGGAACTGCCTGAACCTGCTGGCGCCGATCCTGCGCGAGCTGAGCCAGGACCAGGACGCTCGCTGGCTGACGCTGATCGCACCACCGGCCAGTGTCACCCAGGCTTGGCTGCGAGATGCGGGCCTGAACCGTGAGCGCATCCTGCTGCTACAGCCGCGAGGCACTCAAAGCGCCCAGCAACTGACCTGCGAAGCGTTGCGCCTGGGTCGCAGCCATACGGTGGTCAGTTGGCTCAATCCGTTGACCACAACCGCACGGCAACAGTTGATCAGCGCCGCGCGCACCGGGGACGCACAAAGCCTGAATATTCGATTGGGCTAA
- a CDS encoding DUF6586 family protein → MAHELYTRTNQKIYFAGLSLEALARAEDGRAMNSPALTQAGRESALFHLYGALLGLCHEIAGFYRLPQANAPRAELLLTQEVLETVAIPELAEMVELAHNPQTWLAQLLAAHAALFEPPRAPRKPKGDVTQPLIMAVNLDEEEPEQALSREELESWRQNLKSLAIRFREGLNEC, encoded by the coding sequence ATGGCCCACGAACTCTACACCCGCACCAATCAGAAAATTTATTTTGCCGGCCTGTCGCTCGAAGCGCTCGCCAGGGCAGAGGATGGGCGTGCGATGAATTCCCCCGCGCTGACCCAGGCTGGGCGCGAATCAGCGCTGTTTCATCTGTACGGCGCGTTGTTGGGGCTTTGCCACGAAATTGCCGGTTTCTACCGTCTGCCGCAGGCAAATGCGCCCCGGGCCGAACTGTTGTTGACACAAGAGGTGTTGGAAACCGTCGCCATTCCGGAACTGGCCGAAATGGTCGAGCTGGCGCACAACCCGCAAACCTGGCTGGCGCAACTGTTGGCGGCACACGCGGCACTGTTTGAGCCGCCCCGCGCTCCTCGCAAGCCTAAGGGCGACGTGACCCAGCCTTTGATCATGGCGGTCAATCTGGACGAAGAAGAGCCCGAGCAGGCATTGAGCCGAGAGGAGCTGGAAAGCTGGCGTCAGAACCTCAAGAGCTTGGCAATCCGCTTTCGCGAAGGGCTGAACGAGTGCTGA